The following coding sequences are from one Candidatus Melainabacteria bacterium window:
- a CDS encoding TonB-dependent receptor, with protein sequence MSINRQLALSLSIFASTTIGSAALAEDSIPLSPPIEIKNSSDGLKSQSSKSLNAKLLNSSAGSTFLAQSVNAEPAKTSQKAGALNGKITDQTKEHVIKDARVVLSKIGEEHKRYHTESRADGTYTFPDVEPGEYDFTISAAEMLSTNQKIAIAPGESKILDIAMEDLEPVETLRITGKRTLIHPESIGATTNIDHRYIYEYKSGNDLRQLIESTPGIMNDSYGNVITRGEHNAINYELDGVVIPEAAGVLQQSQPVSPRSLQNMKVDIGGYEASDGGGPLGAIARMKSLPIDTKPNFLIGQQIGGPLAGSIYYNTSGAFSQNPDSKLYNLRFSSSGQFRGTSLRLAPGTKDFVGNAGADINTLSSLVWKATPKDTFKFDLAINESFLQSPLSKFSRNSGVRGFQQDRQDYFIASWKRKGEKFFDELNLHLLNGFYSESFKSSPAFDPAPVINAEQPIWSLAATARRFNYIFSAQGDISKVVHKTHHLKTGFLTEIRPVRTKFGATYFNADLPGSLAASAEAADQVSQLQAAGDYVGASQVNLNPLPFGAVISPFTGTPDGPQFKGSTFTGFRWLQSAYLQDKWTPKTGFWKRLTLDGGVRFDLQHSVFGNSMALAEQVASVPDVQPFSLKPYQTQRVTDAQASGRYGASFVVTKNTVVRASYSDIFTPTPVDTFIAPFLVTGVDPVNGIYPGTPRPLQATRGKLVDFSIEQQVGPRFVTRTNLFYKYLRNFGDSGVIGNLPIYNRLTNSAQEAYGVETRIDLKPKRDGYGLNGFLSSTVQAAYLRGTHGVSGGFYDFPEPPLAQYPDHDRRFQGTAGLGYKGRANWWVLGDAQVSTGLQDGRDVAIYGPHPSRTPVITNLGLSAGYNTSLALRKQYRFLPASFDVRIENLLNQRYPTNLGSPFQGTRYMLPLRVLAGCAWQFGHEPSQVAEKPSNKRSSQPSTQI encoded by the coding sequence ATGTCTATAAACCGCCAACTGGCCCTAAGTCTATCGATTTTCGCCAGCACTACAATCGGCAGCGCAGCACTGGCGGAAGATTCCATTCCGCTCAGTCCGCCAATCGAAATTAAGAACTCAAGCGATGGTCTGAAGTCACAATCGTCTAAAAGTCTGAACGCGAAACTTTTAAATTCCAGTGCCGGATCTACGTTTCTAGCCCAATCTGTTAATGCTGAGCCAGCGAAAACCAGTCAGAAGGCGGGGGCTCTCAATGGAAAGATCACGGATCAAACCAAAGAACATGTCATTAAAGATGCACGTGTTGTCTTGTCGAAAATTGGCGAAGAACACAAACGCTACCACACAGAAAGCAGAGCTGATGGTACTTACACCTTCCCTGACGTAGAGCCAGGGGAGTACGACTTCACAATCTCAGCTGCTGAGATGCTTTCCACGAATCAGAAAATTGCCATTGCCCCGGGTGAGTCGAAGATACTCGACATTGCCATGGAAGACCTGGAGCCGGTGGAAACACTTCGCATCACGGGTAAGCGCACACTGATCCACCCCGAATCAATCGGTGCCACCACTAATATCGATCACCGCTATATCTATGAATACAAGTCTGGAAATGACTTGCGACAGCTGATTGAAAGCACGCCTGGCATCATGAACGACAGCTACGGCAATGTCATCACCCGTGGTGAACACAACGCCATCAACTATGAATTGGACGGCGTGGTAATTCCAGAAGCAGCAGGAGTATTGCAGCAAAGCCAACCGGTCAGCCCGCGTTCTCTTCAGAACATGAAAGTCGACATAGGTGGTTACGAAGCCAGTGACGGTGGCGGTCCTCTCGGCGCTATCGCTCGAATGAAATCATTGCCGATCGATACTAAACCAAACTTCTTAATCGGCCAGCAAATCGGCGGTCCGCTCGCGGGAAGCATTTACTACAACACAAGCGGTGCCTTCAGCCAGAACCCCGACAGCAAGCTCTACAACTTACGTTTCAGCTCATCCGGACAATTTCGCGGTACCTCGCTGCGACTGGCACCCGGAACCAAAGATTTCGTAGGCAATGCTGGAGCCGATATTAATACCCTCTCCAGCCTCGTTTGGAAAGCCACCCCAAAAGATACATTTAAATTTGACCTGGCAATCAACGAAAGCTTTTTACAATCGCCTCTTTCAAAATTCTCCCGAAACAGCGGTGTGCGTGGTTTCCAACAAGATCGACAAGACTACTTCATCGCCAGCTGGAAAAGAAAAGGGGAGAAATTCTTCGACGAACTAAATCTGCACTTGCTAAACGGCTTTTACTCAGAAAGCTTCAAATCCAGCCCTGCCTTCGACCCTGCCCCCGTAATCAATGCAGAGCAGCCAATCTGGTCTCTTGCCGCGACGGCGCGAAGGTTCAATTATATTTTCTCGGCGCAGGGAGACATTTCAAAAGTCGTTCACAAAACCCACCACTTAAAAACCGGCTTTTTAACAGAAATTCGCCCGGTGCGCACCAAGTTTGGTGCCACATATTTCAATGCAGACTTGCCAGGCTCCCTGGCCGCAAGTGCAGAAGCAGCTGACCAGGTCAGCCAGTTGCAGGCAGCGGGCGACTACGTCGGAGCATCACAGGTCAATTTGAATCCGCTGCCATTCGGCGCAGTGATCAGCCCATTTACTGGAACCCCCGACGGACCGCAATTCAAAGGCAGCACATTTACCGGGTTCCGCTGGCTACAGAGCGCCTATCTGCAAGATAAATGGACACCCAAAACCGGATTCTGGAAACGACTAACCCTCGACGGCGGTGTGCGCTTTGACTTACAGCACAGCGTCTTCGGCAACAGCATGGCACTTGCGGAACAGGTCGCTTCTGTGCCCGACGTTCAGCCTTTCAGCCTAAAACCATACCAGACTCAGCGCGTTACTGACGCACAGGCAAGCGGCAGATACGGAGCTTCTTTCGTAGTCACTAAAAATACAGTGGTACGAGCCTCTTACTCGGACATTTTCACACCAACTCCGGTCGACACTTTTATCGCGCCATTTCTGGTGACCGGAGTCGACCCGGTGAACGGTATTTATCCGGGCACGCCACGCCCCCTACAGGCAACCCGTGGAAAGCTGGTAGACTTCAGTATCGAGCAACAAGTCGGACCAAGGTTTGTAACAAGAACGAACCTCTTCTATAAATACTTGCGAAATTTTGGCGATTCCGGCGTTATCGGAAACTTACCAATCTACAATCGCCTCACTAACAGCGCGCAAGAAGCGTACGGTGTTGAAACTCGCATCGACTTGAAACCAAAACGCGACGGCTACGGTTTGAATGGATTCCTTTCTAGCACTGTACAAGCAGCTTATTTGCGCGGAACGCACGGAGTCTCGGGAGGCTTCTATGATTTCCCAGAGCCACCTTTAGCTCAGTATCCCGACCACGACCGCCGCTTCCAGGGCACTGCAGGTTTGGGATATAAGGGCAGAGCGAACTGGTGGGTGTTGGGCGACGCACAAGTCAGCACGGGACTGCAGGATGGACGCGATGTCGCCATCTACGGTCCGCACCCGTCCCGTACACCAGTGATAACAAACCTGGGGTTGAGCGCGGGCTACAACACGTCTCTAGCACTGCGAAAACAATATCGATTCCTCCCGGCCTCATTCGACGTGCGCATAGAAAATCTTCTCAACCAACGTTATCCCACCAACCTGGGTAGCCCATTCCAGGGAACTCGTTATATGCTTCCATTAAGAGTGCTGGCAGGATGCGCCTGGCAATTCGGTCACGAACCATCGCAGGTTGCGGAGAAACCATCCAATAAACGCTCCTCGCAACCTTCTACGCAAATCTGA
- a CDS encoding response regulator transcription factor, protein MAKIIMVDDDVALCGVVKDWLESQGHTIETVFTGRDGEDFLTTYKYDLIILDWTLPDLQGVDICGKMRRTGLQTPILMLTGKTHIDDKEKGLDSGADDYLTKPFDLKELSARVRAILRRPEAVTGNLIVRGELRLDTSSRKFMVRDKELKLYPRDFALLEFFMRHPNQVFPAETLVNRVWSADATAGTDTVRTAVKRLRQQLESVGLKETLSTVYGVGYQLVCLD, encoded by the coding sequence GTGGCCAAGATAATTATGGTTGATGATGATGTCGCCCTCTGCGGAGTCGTGAAGGACTGGCTCGAATCACAGGGACACACTATAGAGACCGTTTTCACTGGTAGAGACGGCGAAGATTTTCTGACAACTTACAAGTATGACTTGATCATTTTGGACTGGACACTCCCTGATTTACAAGGAGTGGACATTTGCGGCAAAATGCGGCGCACAGGTCTGCAGACCCCGATACTTATGCTCACCGGCAAGACGCATATAGACGACAAAGAAAAAGGTCTGGACTCTGGGGCAGACGATTATTTAACTAAACCCTTCGATTTGAAAGAACTGTCAGCTCGTGTGCGCGCCATCTTGCGACGACCGGAGGCTGTGACCGGCAATCTCATCGTGCGCGGTGAGTTGAGGCTCGACACATCCTCACGCAAATTCATGGTGCGTGACAAAGAACTGAAACTCTACCCGAGAGATTTTGCTTTGCTCGAATTTTTCATGCGCCATCCCAATCAGGTGTTTCCCGCCGAAACTCTAGTAAACCGCGTCTGGTCCGCAGATGCGACAGCCGGTACCGATACAGTCAGAACAGCGGTCAAACGACTCAGACAGCAGCTGGAATCGGTAGGACTGAAAGAAACTCTTAGCACCGTATACGGTGTAGGGTACCAACTCGTCTGCCTTGACTGA
- a CDS encoding PAS domain S-box protein, whose product MRLRLSLAHKGTIAVTLMLAFELAFVYTLSQMLNHAGEQLEREERVREIISHLNNLTHLFNQTTVGLTRVVQHGWLSGETAEQSEQNPQFQKEYYNQPRMVKQECIVLRKLVKDDPTATQALDDIDRYCKTGLMMMEKVRMCAFGQNSGEQYQWLAKLHALGEQTVAREAALLKYYTEMETDISAQEARARQTASTLIVVLAAFNIGIAFLFLFIFTGGITGRLKRVSENSLRLAVGQELHPVMKGNDEIAKLDRQFHEVAQALEDAAQKERAIVENATDLICSISKDARIFKVNPAVENMLGYGVDELIGQRYILFVAEEYRNGLKTYLDSVVRATNSAPYELQLVRKDQSTIFAIWSAQWSTKEEMWFSVVHDISERKREENLIRANEERIRSVIENLPVGVVTTDSSGKVESINRMTSEMFLVSAEDMINQPVSKLFEEEDSSVKDLQAGKTLEQIGKKSNGETFPVELTTAEYKGFEGNRLLIHIKDITERREIEKLKQEFIAMISHDLRTPLTSIGGTLTLIQEGIYGPINEGGTKRVVDAQRNVERLINLVSDLLDLEKLEAGKLTMELEPCDVHEIIESSVGSVKSYAEQKGVSLHVDSPGAAITADSDRLVQVLVNLISNAVKFSPVGGNVYVSSSASNGHVSMFVKDEGRGIPKEFQDSIFEKFQQVAVSDGKRSMGSGLGLAICKAIVESHNGQIGVESDGATGSTFWIKLPAVQS is encoded by the coding sequence GTGCGCCTCAGACTATCGCTAGCCCACAAAGGCACTATCGCCGTCACTCTCATGCTAGCGTTCGAGCTTGCCTTCGTCTACACACTCTCGCAAATGCTCAATCATGCCGGTGAGCAACTTGAACGCGAAGAACGGGTGCGCGAAATCATTTCGCACTTAAACAATCTGACCCACCTCTTCAACCAGACGACAGTAGGCTTGACGCGCGTCGTACAGCACGGATGGCTGTCTGGCGAAACCGCTGAGCAATCAGAACAAAACCCGCAGTTTCAGAAGGAATATTACAACCAGCCACGCATGGTCAAACAAGAATGCATTGTCTTGCGAAAACTGGTTAAAGACGACCCAACTGCAACCCAGGCTCTAGACGACATCGACAGATATTGCAAAACCGGTCTGATGATGATGGAAAAAGTGCGCATGTGCGCATTCGGACAAAACTCGGGCGAGCAATACCAGTGGCTGGCAAAGCTGCACGCCCTGGGCGAACAGACGGTAGCAAGAGAAGCGGCATTGCTCAAGTATTACACTGAGATGGAGACGGACATCTCAGCGCAAGAAGCACGCGCACGTCAAACAGCTTCAACACTGATCGTGGTGTTGGCTGCATTCAACATCGGCATTGCATTTCTCTTCCTGTTCATCTTTACGGGCGGAATCACGGGACGCCTGAAAAGAGTCAGCGAAAACAGTCTTCGACTGGCAGTAGGACAGGAATTGCATCCGGTCATGAAGGGCAACGACGAAATTGCTAAACTCGATCGACAATTCCATGAAGTCGCTCAAGCACTGGAGGATGCCGCACAGAAAGAACGGGCGATCGTCGAAAATGCCACCGACCTGATCTGTTCGATCAGCAAAGACGCGCGCATTTTCAAAGTCAATCCGGCTGTCGAAAACATGCTCGGCTATGGCGTAGACGAACTGATTGGACAGCGCTACATCCTTTTCGTTGCAGAAGAATATCGCAACGGATTGAAAACATATCTCGATTCAGTCGTTAGAGCCACCAACAGCGCCCCCTATGAACTGCAATTGGTGAGAAAGGATCAAAGCACCATTTTTGCCATCTGGTCGGCGCAATGGTCAACCAAAGAAGAAATGTGGTTCAGCGTCGTACATGACATTTCTGAAAGGAAGCGCGAAGAGAATTTGATTCGAGCTAACGAAGAACGCATTCGCTCTGTCATCGAGAACCTTCCGGTCGGCGTCGTGACAACCGACTCCAGCGGCAAGGTCGAGTCGATAAACAGAATGACCAGTGAAATGTTTCTGGTTTCTGCTGAAGATATGATCAATCAGCCTGTCAGCAAATTATTTGAAGAAGAGGATAGTTCCGTAAAAGATCTACAGGCCGGCAAAACCCTTGAACAAATCGGCAAGAAAAGCAACGGCGAAACTTTTCCTGTCGAGCTCACTACTGCTGAGTACAAGGGATTCGAAGGCAACAGACTTTTAATTCACATCAAAGACATTACCGAGCGTCGCGAAATCGAAAAGTTGAAACAAGAGTTTATCGCTATGATCAGCCACGACCTGCGCACTCCGTTGACGTCTATAGGCGGCACTCTGACGCTGATTCAAGAAGGCATCTATGGACCGATCAACGAAGGCGGCACGAAACGCGTCGTCGACGCACAGCGAAACGTAGAACGCCTGATCAACCTGGTCAGCGATCTGCTCGACCTGGAAAAACTGGAAGCAGGCAAATTGACAATGGAGCTGGAACCGTGTGATGTACACGAAATCATCGAATCATCTGTGGGTTCCGTGAAAAGCTATGCCGAGCAAAAGGGAGTTTCCCTGCACGTCGACAGCCCCGGAGCAGCAATCACAGCCGACTCAGACCGGCTCGTGCAGGTACTCGTAAATCTGATTTCAAATGCAGTCAAGTTCTCGCCTGTTGGCGGAAACGTCTACGTATCGTCTTCGGCATCCAATGGTCACGTTTCAATGTTCGTGAAAGACGAGGGCCGAGGCATTCCCAAAGAATTTCAAGACAGTATTTTCGAGAAATTCCAGCAGGTGGCAGTCAGCGACGGTAAGCGCTCGATGGGAAGCGGACTCGGACTGGCGATTTGCAAAGCGATTGTCGAAAGCCACAATGGTCAGATAGGCGTGGAAAGTGACGGCGCCACCGGCAGCACTTTCTGGATTAAACTGCCCGCTGTGCAGTCCTAA
- a CDS encoding alpha/beta fold hydrolase gives MEYQELGPLSQQSRFSRRFAGVPMICGALICSLLMVVQPAFSLSGEAVETANQAFWKRDYKSAKELVSKLLLDQTLASPDKARCLVNRSICEAQLDEWEEARKDSAEALKLAAPQSLTEADAAMVQARLFLLDEKIDKARVMYERAISIISTLQGKWNADLAPFYEGLAACDLIEKNYQSAEKYYKEVAQLDLLKYGPDDTHLAWALMSLASVERRLNRIELAGTLFKKVFWNFRHQNEERILSEFKDYPNQDELVKSLRHHMYGTLGGYNNRNCGLDFIKSGIPSDVLAAPPSVREKTFDNWFKERVGRERAPGFAYFNPTVPLKGLIVAVHGLGLHSGAYNAFGERIQKEGYGLVSFDVRGFGSYRNDEVTQKLDLLAAVSDIQRILREMRSDYPDIPLILLGESMGGAIALRIASESPNLIDAVISSVPSGSRYQARRTAFKVALKFLNQKHEQFDVGSAVVKQATADMDLRDMWEGDSQMRMKLSPSELLNFQSFMSDNVKAATKISKTPVIIFQGFSDNLVKPMGTLAIYQAIPNKDKDMIFIGRAEHLIFEEGQFDEVIFKGVLEWINRHAVPHLATKSQPGK, from the coding sequence ATGGAATATCAAGAACTCGGACCTTTATCTCAACAGTCTCGTTTCAGTCGTCGATTTGCCGGAGTGCCCATGATTTGCGGGGCTCTGATTTGCAGCTTACTAATGGTGGTGCAGCCTGCATTTTCATTATCGGGGGAGGCGGTTGAAACTGCCAATCAAGCTTTCTGGAAGCGTGACTATAAGAGCGCTAAGGAATTAGTGAGCAAATTGTTGCTCGACCAGACTCTGGCATCGCCAGATAAGGCTCGCTGTCTGGTCAATCGGTCAATATGTGAGGCTCAGCTCGATGAGTGGGAGGAGGCTAGAAAAGATTCGGCAGAGGCCTTGAAATTGGCCGCACCGCAGTCGCTGACGGAGGCTGACGCTGCCATGGTGCAGGCGCGACTGTTCTTGCTTGATGAAAAAATAGACAAAGCCCGTGTCATGTATGAGAGAGCTATTTCCATTATTTCGACTTTGCAAGGTAAGTGGAATGCCGATTTGGCGCCGTTTTACGAGGGACTTGCGGCTTGCGATTTGATCGAGAAAAACTATCAGAGTGCGGAAAAATATTACAAAGAAGTAGCGCAATTAGATTTACTCAAGTATGGACCGGATGATACGCATCTGGCATGGGCTCTTATGAGTCTGGCTTCTGTAGAACGACGTCTGAACCGCATCGAATTGGCTGGTACTCTATTCAAGAAAGTTTTCTGGAATTTCCGTCATCAAAACGAAGAGCGAATTCTCAGCGAGTTCAAAGATTATCCCAATCAAGACGAACTGGTAAAGTCGCTCCGTCATCATATGTATGGAACACTGGGCGGCTACAATAATCGCAATTGTGGTCTTGATTTTATTAAAAGCGGCATACCTTCTGATGTCCTGGCGGCGCCACCATCGGTGCGAGAGAAGACTTTCGATAACTGGTTCAAAGAACGAGTTGGTCGTGAAAGAGCGCCTGGCTTTGCTTATTTCAATCCGACTGTACCGTTGAAAGGCCTTATCGTCGCTGTACATGGGCTCGGGTTGCACAGCGGCGCCTACAATGCGTTCGGTGAACGTATTCAGAAAGAAGGATACGGACTTGTCTCATTTGATGTGCGCGGTTTCGGTTCTTATCGAAACGATGAAGTGACGCAGAAGCTTGATTTGCTGGCAGCCGTGTCTGACATTCAGAGGATATTGCGCGAGATGCGCAGTGATTATCCGGATATTCCCCTTATTCTGCTCGGTGAGTCGATGGGCGGTGCTATTGCTTTGCGCATCGCCTCCGAGTCTCCCAATTTGATTGACGCAGTGATAAGCTCCGTTCCTTCCGGCTCTCGATATCAAGCCAGAAGAACTGCCTTCAAAGTAGCGCTTAAATTTCTCAATCAGAAGCACGAGCAGTTTGACGTCGGTAGCGCCGTCGTCAAGCAGGCTACTGCCGATATGGATTTGCGTGACATGTGGGAAGGTGATTCTCAAATGCGCATGAAGCTCTCACCAAGCGAGTTGCTAAACTTCCAGAGTTTCATGAGTGACAACGTCAAAGCGGCAACCAAGATCAGCAAAACTCCTGTGATTATTTTTCAGGGTTTCAGCGACAACCTTGTGAAACCGATGGGTACCCTGGCTATTTATCAGGCGATTCCCAATAAAGATAAGGACATGATTTTCATTGGCAGAGCCGAACACTTGATTTTCGAGGAAGGGCAGTTCGATGAAGTAATCTTCAAAGGCGTTCTGGAGTGGATTAATCGGCATGCAGTGCCGCATTTGGCGACTAAGTCCCAACCTGGCAAATGA
- a CDS encoding tetratricopeptide repeat protein — protein sequence MRLAGCLNTLASVLFQQGKYTECEPLLERSLKLRRDKLGAEHVDTADTLRDYAKLLRKLGRNADAELMYAQAKAILAKRPKSAAPAAPNA from the coding sequence ATGAGACTGGCAGGTTGCTTGAACACTCTGGCGAGCGTGCTTTTCCAGCAGGGCAAATATACTGAATGCGAACCTTTGTTGGAACGATCATTGAAGTTGCGTCGTGATAAGTTGGGTGCCGAGCACGTTGATACCGCTGATACACTGCGCGACTATGCGAAGTTGTTACGCAAGCTTGGTCGCAATGCCGATGCCGAATTGATGTATGCACAGGCCAAAGCAATTCTCGCCAAACGTCCGAAGAGCGCTGCTCCTGCGGCTCCCAACGCCTGA
- a CDS encoding PLP-dependent aminotransferase family protein, translating to MLFLHVINGPVADTALPHVSFMVAVFSQGRGTMELILQLDTQSQYPLYRQLSQSLKDAIADGRLLPGSVMPSVRSLGTSLALSRSTILKAYDELQVQGYLESRPGQGTFVTQNPPGLLDLTPPKTQSKERKTVSLSDYGSKLLENCRREQEIGQTPDIFNRNPSQSEGPLPMALWKRLVSRYYEDRKDELIAASEQSFGNLRLREAAAGFLARSRAIRCDASRVAIFASQESRFDLICRLLLDPGDCVAVENPGYWAVRQTIESNGGRVIAVPVDSEGICVRQLYELKDRVKFVYVTPSVLEPSGAQMSLQRRRELLTWASSTGALIIEDDCDSEYRQATTSLPAIQGLDENDSVIYMRCFGKVVAPMVRFGFMVVPECLTTLVSYAKQKFENQLPVWEQQALADFVNQGFLEKQIRNSRDFYRKRSYAVIFALTHYIGRKIEVSRVNSGTYVQVRFNTVLSDDQLLQSARKAEIPMASTKYCYVSDPAPGEFVISFRGWQEDSINNRIMHFAYLLDCLESPDLVFAGEQAASIDFSAPTRAAETNKEVFAAEAQVPVLK from the coding sequence ATGCTATTTCTGCATGTGATCAACGGTCCAGTTGCGGACACAGCATTGCCACACGTCAGTTTTATGGTTGCTGTATTCTCACAAGGACGAGGCACTATGGAACTAATCCTGCAGCTTGATACACAATCACAGTATCCGTTGTACCGACAACTTTCACAGTCCCTGAAAGATGCAATTGCAGACGGACGACTGTTACCCGGCTCAGTCATGCCCTCAGTGCGCTCGTTAGGCACATCGCTCGCTCTGTCGCGGTCAACGATTTTAAAAGCATACGACGAATTGCAAGTGCAAGGATATTTGGAATCCAGACCGGGACAAGGAACATTCGTTACGCAAAATCCGCCTGGGCTGCTCGATTTGACACCGCCTAAGACGCAATCGAAGGAAAGAAAAACTGTCTCTCTTTCGGATTACGGCAGTAAGCTGCTGGAGAATTGTCGCAGAGAACAGGAGATTGGTCAGACTCCCGATATCTTCAATCGCAATCCTTCTCAAAGCGAAGGTCCGCTTCCGATGGCTCTCTGGAAGCGCCTGGTTTCGCGATATTATGAGGACAGAAAGGACGAATTGATTGCCGCTTCTGAACAGTCTTTCGGTAACTTGCGCTTGAGAGAAGCGGCCGCAGGTTTTCTTGCACGTTCGCGCGCAATTCGTTGTGATGCCAGTCGCGTGGCGATTTTTGCCAGCCAGGAAAGTCGCTTTGATCTGATCTGTCGGTTGTTGCTCGACCCGGGTGACTGCGTTGCAGTGGAAAACCCCGGCTATTGGGCTGTTCGGCAGACGATCGAATCGAATGGTGGGAGGGTTATTGCTGTTCCCGTCGATAGTGAAGGAATTTGCGTTAGACAGTTGTATGAGCTGAAGGACCGGGTCAAGTTCGTTTACGTGACTCCGTCAGTTCTCGAACCAAGCGGAGCGCAGATGTCTCTGCAGAGGCGTCGTGAGCTGTTGACCTGGGCTAGCTCTACGGGCGCGTTGATCATTGAAGATGATTGCGATAGTGAGTACAGGCAAGCCACTACTTCACTGCCGGCCATCCAGGGGCTCGATGAAAATGATTCTGTAATCTATATGCGCTGTTTTGGAAAAGTGGTAGCACCCATGGTGCGATTCGGCTTTATGGTAGTGCCCGAGTGTCTGACAACGCTTGTCTCTTACGCCAAGCAAAAATTTGAAAATCAGTTGCCTGTTTGGGAGCAGCAAGCTCTGGCTGATTTCGTCAATCAAGGATTTTTGGAGAAGCAAATTAGAAATTCTCGTGACTTCTATCGCAAACGCAGCTACGCGGTAATATTTGCACTCACTCACTACATAGGGCGGAAAATCGAGGTCTCCAGAGTTAACAGTGGCACGTATGTGCAAGTAAGATTCAATACCGTTCTTTCGGATGATCAACTTTTGCAGAGTGCGCGCAAAGCCGAAATACCCATGGCGAGCACAAAATACTGTTATGTAAGCGACCCGGCGCCGGGGGAATTCGTTATTAGTTTCAGAGGCTGGCAGGAAGATTCAATCAATAACAGAATCATGCATTTCGCATATCTGCTTGATTGTCTAGAATCTCCAGACCTTGTCTTTGCTGGCGAACAAGCTGCATCGATTGATTTTTCCGCACCAACGCGAGCGGCCGAAACTAACAAGGAGGTTTTTGCGGCTGAAGCACAGGTTCCTGTTCTCAAGTAG